In Thiovibrio frasassiensis, one DNA window encodes the following:
- a CDS encoding tetratricopeptide repeat protein: MSPPKKQKHSATKRQHQKTPPNQKTSFDIEQALAKAIKNHQAGNLQQAEKLYREILSLKPNHAETLHGLAIIACQCRQYTAAVSLFQKAIHEEPTKAVYYYNLGNAFKDLGRFNEALPCYGQALRLKPDYIEALNNLGIIFHSQGKFDEAIAAYHEALQLKPDHADALYNLANTLYSQGRTQESLLSAQKALAAKEDSPEVYTLLGYIFHKQKKWEAAVKCFQHALHLSPTTAIHYSNLALAFQEQGKLDEAVACYQKAIELDPDSAIVYNNLGNLLNKQDRLLDAESCLRQALKLMPDCAEMHGNLGGILRSQGRFTEAEASLRMALDIMPDYASAYNNLANTLMAQGYLAEAEANFRRALELKPDFIEAHSSLLFALNYHPDKSGEAIFETYQEYDKLFGFPHRNKWQRHTNSRVVNRRLKVGYVSPDFRHHSARHVLEPLLAHRDKKVLEVYAYAELSREDTKTALYKGYVDHWIPTAGLTDDALAEHIRADAIDILVDLAGQTTNNRLGVFARKPAPISVSWIGCGYTTGLTAIDYYLTDRAMAPAGSEKFFSETPWRLTTPGFTYRPAEGMGSVNPLPAIARGHVTFGTLTRAIRINHRTIRVWSEILKQVANSRLVIDSSNFKDTALQTALAKKFAAHGISRERLEIGFHSPPWDVLRGMDIMLDCFPHNSGTTLVESLYMGVPFVTLAGRPSVGRLGSAVLEGVDHPEWIARTEDEYVKIAVALASDLPQLAALRIVLRKELETGPLMDEPSFARKLESAYREMFAKWCEKNQ, translated from the coding sequence ATGAGCCCTCCCAAAAAACAAAAACATTCTGCGACTAAAAGACAACATCAAAAGACTCCCCCCAATCAAAAAACTTCCTTTGATATCGAACAGGCCTTGGCCAAGGCTATCAAGAATCACCAAGCAGGAAACCTGCAACAAGCAGAAAAGCTATACAGAGAGATACTCTCACTAAAACCAAATCATGCGGAAACATTGCATGGGCTAGCTATCATTGCTTGCCAATGCAGACAATATACCGCAGCAGTCTCTCTCTTCCAAAAAGCTATTCATGAAGAGCCTACCAAAGCAGTGTATTATTATAATTTGGGCAATGCCTTCAAAGATCTGGGTCGATTTAATGAGGCCCTACCATGTTACGGACAGGCCCTGCGTTTAAAGCCAGATTATATTGAGGCATTAAACAACCTGGGGATAATTTTTCACAGCCAAGGAAAGTTTGACGAAGCAATCGCCGCCTACCACGAGGCATTACAGCTCAAACCGGATCATGCCGATGCCCTGTATAATCTGGCCAACACCCTGTACTCCCAAGGGCGGACCCAAGAATCCCTTTTATCTGCCCAAAAGGCCCTGGCGGCAAAAGAGGATTCCCCGGAAGTATACACCCTGCTGGGATATATTTTTCATAAACAAAAAAAATGGGAGGCTGCAGTTAAATGCTTCCAACATGCATTGCATCTCAGCCCAACGACCGCCATCCACTACTCTAATTTAGCCCTGGCCTTTCAAGAACAAGGAAAACTGGACGAAGCAGTAGCTTGCTATCAAAAGGCTATCGAACTGGATCCAGATTCCGCGATCGTATACAACAACCTCGGGAATCTCCTCAACAAACAAGATCGCCTCCTGGACGCCGAATCCTGTCTTCGCCAAGCACTAAAGCTCATGCCAGATTGTGCTGAGATGCACGGCAACCTTGGTGGCATTCTGAGGAGTCAGGGCCGGTTTACCGAAGCCGAAGCCAGCCTTCGCATGGCACTGGACATCATGCCTGATTATGCCTCGGCGTATAACAATCTGGCCAATACTCTCATGGCGCAAGGCTACCTCGCCGAGGCCGAAGCCAATTTTCGCCGAGCCTTGGAACTCAAGCCCGATTTTATCGAAGCGCATAGCTCCCTGCTTTTTGCGTTGAATTACCACCCGGATAAAAGTGGTGAGGCAATTTTTGAGACGTACCAAGAATATGACAAGCTGTTTGGCTTTCCCCATCGAAACAAATGGCAGAGACACACCAATAGCCGGGTTGTAAACCGCCGCCTGAAGGTAGGCTATGTATCTCCGGACTTTCGCCACCACTCGGCGCGCCATGTCCTGGAACCTTTGCTTGCCCACCGCGACAAGAAGGTGTTGGAGGTGTATGCCTATGCCGAACTCTCCAGAGAAGACACGAAAACAGCCCTATACAAGGGATATGTGGACCACTGGATACCCACAGCAGGCCTGACCGACGACGCTCTTGCCGAACACATCCGTGCCGACGCCATCGACATTCTGGTTGATCTCGCCGGGCAGACAACCAACAATAGACTGGGGGTATTTGCCCGCAAACCGGCCCCGATCTCAGTTTCATGGATCGGATGTGGCTACACCACGGGACTTACCGCCATTGACTATTACCTGACAGACCGCGCCATGGCTCCTGCCGGTAGCGAAAAATTTTTTTCCGAAACGCCCTGGCGTTTGACAACCCCTGGATTTACCTACCGTCCGGCAGAAGGTATGGGCTCCGTAAATCCCTTGCCGGCAATAGCGCGTGGACATGTTACTTTTGGGACCCTTACTCGGGCAATCCGTATCAACCACCGAACAATTCGGGTGTGGTCGGAGATTCTGAAACAGGTGGCAAACTCTAGATTGGTGATCGACAGCAGCAATTTTAAAGACACTGCCCTACAGACAGCTTTGGCCAAAAAATTTGCCGCTCATGGTATCAGCCGAGAGCGGCTGGAAATCGGCTTCCACAGCCCACCGTGGGATGTGCTGCGTGGCATGGATATTATGCTGGATTGTTTCCCCCACAACTCCGGCACCACACTGGTTGAATCCCTTTACATGGGGGTGCCCTTCGTTACCCTTGCAGGCCGACCCAGCGTGGGGCGACTTGGAAGTGCAGTCCTAGAAGGAGTTGATCATCCAGAGTGGATTGCCAGAACGGAAGACGAGTATGTGAAAATCGCCGTGGCCTTGGCCTCCGACCTCCCACAATTGGCAGCGCTACGTATTGTTTTGCGGAAAGAGTTGGAGACGGGTCCGCTCATGGATGAACCGTCCTTCGCACGCAAATTGGAATCTGCATACAGGGAGATGTTTGCAAAATGGTGCGAGAAAAATCAATGA